One Streptomyces fagopyri DNA window includes the following coding sequences:
- a CDS encoding helix-turn-helix transcriptional regulator yields the protein MVGEARKNDGRLPALSAPRFVGRDGELNTLRSALERTPVVVLVDGEAGIGKTRLLREFLASEAERGRRALVGACLELRVPYTLGAVVDAVRDGVDNVAGLRLSGLGGALRPLFPEWADELPPAPEALEDATSARHRLFRAFAEVLGRLDVALLALEDVHWADEATLEFLLFLVSRRPQPVSLVLTFRRDEVPSASLLLRLASRLPSDAHLVRLTPGPLDVAETVSFVSSMLGGGYVSKEFAGFLHARTEGVPLAVEESVRLMHDRADLIRRDGGWARRRLERIEVPPTIRDAMLERVQRLHPDTRTVLYAAAVLSGPVDFATLRAVTGLSEERFAAQAAEALGNGLLREDRAGQWSFRHSLACDAVYDAIPAGERRATHLRAGRVLERWPLAPVAQLARHFRLAGDVEAACRYTEAAADLCVQSGDVATSALLLHSLVATVPLPAGVLVGLVTKIQFQALSGSDPYSAITEALRSALAGQALTPLERALVRFQVGRVLMVAGEIEAGRREILTALPHLSPGSAETARARVLLALPLGNARPVSEHLRWLQEAPPLTQPVASLDRLRLSVERAFALLMLGEEAGWAAALEIPDDVLDPQEASIVAIGHTNVGEEATRWGRYDEARTRLAKARTLAERHQLLDYLDSIASSRAHLDWFTGAWSGLAERTARLVDDDGGVRLKDRCEASLVAGLLQAASGDREAAKERLRFAGDDDQQRIEAAAALAQLCLGDGDVEEALRLTDQLAGTVVGGGLWSRAVEFAPARTAALVAAGRIGPATDVVNALEGALGDRDAPAPQASLILCRAILAEVDGRLTDAAALFVRAAGAWEALPRPYDALLARERSARCLLAQGRDEAGLPLLSSVAQALTELGARNDAGRISLFLAGRGGDVLAVTRGRGRPGYGNRLSPRELEVARLLVEGLTNRQIADTLVVSVQTIASQVKSAMRKLDVTSRTALAVRVVESGLVVGQPQRTLYDE from the coding sequence GTGGTTGGAGAGGCCCGTAAGAATGACGGTCGGCTCCCGGCGCTGTCCGCGCCACGGTTCGTCGGCCGGGACGGTGAGCTGAATACGCTCCGGTCGGCGCTCGAACGTACCCCCGTGGTCGTTCTGGTCGACGGTGAGGCGGGCATCGGCAAGACCCGTCTGCTGCGGGAGTTCCTGGCGTCCGAGGCGGAGCGGGGGCGGCGCGCCCTGGTCGGTGCCTGCCTGGAATTGCGGGTGCCGTACACGCTCGGCGCGGTGGTGGACGCGGTGCGCGACGGCGTTGACAACGTTGCCGGGCTGCGACTGAGCGGTCTGGGCGGGGCCCTGCGGCCTCTGTTCCCCGAGTGGGCCGACGAGTTGCCTCCGGCGCCGGAGGCGCTGGAGGACGCCACCTCTGCCCGGCACCGGCTGTTCCGTGCGTTCGCCGAGGTCCTCGGCCGGCTCGACGTGGCCCTTCTCGCACTGGAAGACGTCCACTGGGCCGACGAGGCGACCCTCGAGTTCCTGCTGTTCCTCGTCTCCCGCCGACCGCAACCGGTGAGCTTGGTGCTCACCTTCCGGCGGGACGAAGTGCCTTCGGCGTCCCTGCTGTTGCGGCTGGCCTCCCGGCTCCCGTCCGACGCCCACCTGGTCAGGTTGACGCCGGGACCGCTGGATGTCGCCGAGACCGTCTCCTTCGTCTCGTCGATGCTGGGCGGCGGCTACGTGTCGAAGGAGTTCGCTGGATTTCTGCACGCACGCACCGAGGGCGTACCGCTGGCGGTGGAGGAATCCGTGCGGTTGATGCACGACCGGGCCGATCTGATCCGTCGGGACGGCGGCTGGGCGCGGCGGCGGCTGGAGCGCATCGAGGTTCCGCCCACGATCCGCGACGCCATGCTCGAACGCGTCCAACGGCTCCACCCAGACACCCGCACCGTCCTCTACGCGGCCGCCGTGCTCTCCGGTCCGGTCGACTTCGCGACCCTGCGCGCGGTCACCGGTCTGTCGGAAGAGCGCTTCGCGGCGCAGGCGGCCGAGGCGCTCGGCAACGGCCTGCTGCGTGAGGACAGGGCTGGACAGTGGTCGTTCCGGCATTCGCTGGCCTGCGACGCCGTGTACGACGCCATCCCGGCCGGGGAGCGACGGGCCACGCACCTGCGGGCGGGCCGGGTGTTGGAGCGGTGGCCGCTGGCCCCCGTGGCGCAGTTGGCACGGCACTTCCGGCTGGCCGGTGACGTCGAGGCCGCGTGCCGGTACACCGAGGCGGCGGCCGACCTGTGTGTCCAGTCCGGGGACGTGGCCACCTCGGCGCTGCTGCTGCACAGCCTGGTCGCCACCGTCCCGCTCCCGGCCGGGGTACTCGTAGGTCTGGTGACGAAGATCCAGTTCCAGGCGCTGTCCGGTTCCGACCCCTACTCGGCGATCACCGAGGCGCTGCGTTCGGCTCTCGCCGGTCAGGCCCTCACGCCCCTGGAGCGGGCGTTGGTCCGCTTCCAGGTCGGCCGGGTCCTCATGGTGGCGGGCGAGATCGAGGCGGGCCGCCGCGAGATCCTCACGGCGTTGCCCCATCTGTCGCCGGGGTCGGCGGAGACGGCGCGCGCCCGTGTTCTGCTGGCTCTGCCTCTGGGGAACGCGCGTCCGGTCTCGGAGCACCTGAGATGGCTCCAGGAGGCGCCGCCGCTGACGCAGCCCGTGGCTTCCCTGGACCGGCTGCGCCTGTCCGTGGAGCGTGCGTTCGCGCTGCTCATGCTGGGCGAGGAGGCCGGATGGGCGGCGGCTCTCGAGATCCCGGACGACGTTCTGGATCCGCAGGAGGCGTCCATCGTCGCGATAGGGCATACGAACGTCGGTGAGGAGGCGACGCGTTGGGGACGTTACGACGAGGCCCGGACACGACTGGCCAAGGCCCGGACCCTCGCCGAGCGCCATCAACTCCTTGACTACCTCGACAGCATCGCCTCCTCCCGGGCACACCTCGACTGGTTCACCGGCGCCTGGTCGGGACTCGCGGAGCGGACGGCGCGTCTGGTGGACGACGACGGTGGGGTACGGCTCAAGGACCGGTGCGAGGCATCCCTCGTGGCGGGGTTGCTCCAGGCCGCCTCGGGAGACCGGGAGGCGGCGAAGGAGAGGCTGCGTTTCGCGGGCGACGACGACCAGCAGCGCATCGAGGCCGCGGCCGCGCTGGCCCAGTTGTGCCTGGGCGACGGCGACGTCGAGGAGGCACTGCGTCTGACGGACCAGCTCGCCGGGACGGTCGTCGGCGGCGGACTGTGGTCCCGTGCCGTCGAGTTCGCCCCGGCGCGCACCGCGGCCCTGGTCGCCGCCGGCCGCATCGGACCTGCCACCGACGTGGTGAACGCTCTCGAAGGGGCCTTGGGCGACAGGGACGCACCTGCGCCACAGGCGTCCCTGATCCTCTGCCGCGCGATCCTGGCGGAAGTCGACGGCCGTCTCACGGATGCCGCCGCCTTGTTCGTCCGCGCGGCCGGTGCGTGGGAGGCGCTGCCGCGCCCGTACGACGCGCTGCTCGCCCGTGAGCGCTCCGCCCGCTGTCTGCTGGCGCAAGGCCGGGACGAGGCCGGGCTGCCTCTGCTGTCGAGTGTGGCGCAGGCCCTGACGGAACTCGGTGCCCGCAACGACGCCGGGCGGATCAGCCTGTTTCTCGCCGGACGGGGAGGGGACGTCCTCGCGGTGACGCGCGGCCGCGGGCGTCCCGGTTACGGCAACAGGCTCTCGCCGCGCGAGCTGGAGGTGGCCCGGCTGCTGGTCGAAGGGCTCACCAACCGGCAGATCGCCGACACTCTCGTGGTGTCGGTGCAGACGATCGCCAGCCAGGTGAAGTCGGCGATGCGCAAGCTGGACGTGACCTCGCGCACGGCACTCGCGGTCAGGGTCGTCGAGTCGGGTCTCGTCGTCGGGCAGCCCCAACGGACCTTGTACGACGAGTGA
- a CDS encoding GNAT family N-acetyltransferase: MPHHDHVRLRPVSEKDLDLFERLHEDRAELGDLGFFGYRNPGQLRRQWAEHGFLTAQGGRLTIAGDDDRFVGEVQWHEVLQGPASPCWNIGISLLTAERGKGYGKRAQRQLVEYLFAHTKVNRIEACTEVSNIAEQHALEWAGFTREGVLRGACFRAGTWHDMVIYSVLRAEVVAKT; the protein is encoded by the coding sequence ATGCCCCATCATGATCATGTTCGACTGCGCCCTGTCTCCGAGAAGGACCTCGACCTGTTCGAGCGTCTCCACGAGGACCGTGCCGAGCTCGGAGACCTCGGCTTCTTCGGCTACCGCAACCCGGGGCAACTCCGCCGGCAGTGGGCCGAGCACGGTTTCCTCACCGCTCAAGGCGGACGTTTGACGATCGCCGGAGACGACGACCGATTCGTCGGTGAGGTGCAGTGGCATGAGGTACTTCAGGGCCCGGCGTCACCTTGCTGGAACATCGGCATTTCCTTGCTCACCGCCGAACGCGGCAAGGGCTACGGCAAGCGGGCCCAGCGCCAGCTCGTCGAATATTTGTTCGCCCACACCAAGGTCAACCGGATCGAGGCATGCACCGAGGTGTCGAACATCGCCGAGCAGCACGCCCTGGAGTGGGCAGGCTTCACTCGCGAAGGCGTCCTGCGCGGCGCCTGTTTCCGTGCCGGAACATGGCACGACATGGTCATCTACTCAGTGCTGCGCGCCGAGGTCGTCGCCAAGACCTGA
- a CDS encoding GNAT family N-acetyltransferase — MKDILINELRTAYDAQLRGVTPPGGSVRVETDGPLTRVVGWHRGFVTGPRDLGVRGAELDTLIARQRDFYAARGEAFEWKTRAHDLPADLTDRLTAAGFVAEDTETVLIGQSADLATDPVLPDGVTLRRVTARSDLERIAALESTVWGEDSSWLADDLGARIENAPENTVVLVAEARAEVVCAAWLVFHEGVDFGGLWGGSTLEEWRGQGIYRAMVAHRAQLAAARGVPYLYVDASADSTPILTRLGLHAVTTTTPYIWSP, encoded by the coding sequence GTGAAGGACATTCTGATCAACGAACTCCGCACCGCGTATGACGCCCAGCTCCGTGGTGTCACCCCGCCTGGCGGCAGCGTCCGCGTAGAGACGGACGGTCCGTTGACCCGTGTCGTCGGGTGGCACCGTGGCTTCGTCACGGGCCCGCGCGACCTCGGTGTGCGCGGGGCGGAACTCGACACGCTCATAGCGCGGCAACGTGACTTCTACGCTGCCCGGGGCGAGGCGTTCGAATGGAAGACGCGCGCCCATGATCTTCCCGCGGATCTCACCGACCGGCTCACGGCCGCCGGCTTCGTCGCGGAGGACACCGAGACCGTGCTCATCGGACAGTCCGCGGACCTTGCCACCGACCCCGTCCTGCCCGACGGCGTGACCCTCCGCCGTGTCACCGCCAGATCGGACCTCGAACGCATCGCCGCTTTGGAGAGCACTGTCTGGGGCGAGGACTCGAGTTGGCTCGCCGACGACCTGGGCGCTCGGATCGAGAACGCCCCGGAGAACACCGTGGTCCTCGTCGCCGAGGCACGCGCCGAAGTCGTCTGCGCCGCCTGGCTGGTGTTCCACGAGGGCGTCGACTTCGGGGGTCTCTGGGGCGGCTCGACGCTCGAGGAATGGCGCGGACAGGGCATCTACCGGGCCATGGTCGCCCACCGGGCCCAACTCGCCGCCGCCCGCGGGGTCCCCTACCTCTACGTCGACGCCTCAGCCGACAGCACGCCGATCCTCACCCGCCTCGGCCTGCACGCCGTCACCACGACGACCCCGTACATCTGGTCCCCCTGA